gaaccaaacaaagaaaaactagattggaattgtattttcccttgaaaaatgttttccagggaaaatcattttacaatgaaaacgttttacaccaaactATCGGAGCCTAAGTGAAAATAAGCTGAACATAACAGGGCTTTTCATTGAACCAGAGGACTGCCTTGGCTTTTCATCTCGTAACCTATGTATTGTCATTTACAAGATATTCATAGCATAGCATATCATACATAGTTTTAAGCTTTTCCAATCTCCCCTAATCCGCGCTGTTCATTTCAGGCGGTAGATTTGAAAACAACTACGCCTTCTCGTCTTCTTCCCCAGGTATTGATCTAAATATTTTTGGCAGTCTCAATTTGCTCCTACATCTCACCCCCAGTATGTGATCCGAAATTATTTAGCCAAATCCATCTCTTTTtattctgttttattttatttggtacCCACAGCGTCTTTCATTGAACCAGAAGACTGCCTTGGCGGAGATAACTGATGTGTTACGAGCTGTATGTCATGCCCATAGATTGCCCTTGGCTCTTACATGGATCCCCTGTACTTTTGAAGAGAGAGACGGAGAACAAAAACTTAGAGTACATGTTAAAGATAATAGTTTAGATGTAAACGAAAAGTCCATATTGTGCATTGAAGAGACTGCTTGCTATGTCAATGACAAAGAAATGGAAGGATTTGTCCATGCATGTGCAGAACATTTTCTTGAGGAAGGCCAAGGTGTTGCTGGAAAAGCCCTTCAATCAAATCTCCCTTTCTTCTTCCCTGACGTGAAGAATTATCATATTAGTGAATATCCTCTCGTTCAACATGCCCGGAAATTTGGACTAAGTGCTGCTGTTGCAATTAGGTTAAGGAGCACTTACACTGGAGATGATGACTATATATTGGAGTTTTTTCTGCCTTTAAACATGAAAGGAAACAAGGAGCAGCAACTACTGTTGGATAGCCTCGCAGGTACCATGCAGAGAATATGCAGGAGCTTGAGGACTGTTACTGATGAAGAACTGATTAGTTCTCCAGATACTAAAGTCGAATGCTGTGATGTGTCCAAAAGCTTCCTCCCAAGAGATGTTTTTTTGACGAGTTCTCCGCAGTTACATGCTCAAAACGGGTCACATGGAACTAACCAGGTGTCTTGTGATAAACCCAGCATGAGAAATGATAATATCAACGAAGATGGTAATTCTGACCAGGTACTTTCTCTAGATTGCTATAATTTATGTCTATGTTACTGATATCAAAGATGTCTGTTCATTTCTTATTGATCTCGCTTTGAAATACTAGTAGTTAGTGTCCAAAAGAGCTGTGTATGTGGACTTCTTACATGTCATTTGGTCAACTTTTTTGCAGACTGTCGGGCAcactgggggggggggggggggggacttgTGACTAGTTTACATGTTGAATTGCCTGTGCTTTGCTACTTTTGATTCATATAGTACTAGTTCTCTTGTTTGTGGCTGCTTTGAATTTGTTAGAAATTTGTTGGGCATGCTCCCTGTCCATGAATTCTAAACTGTGAGGTGCTATGTGATGAATGGTTTCTGATGGCAATGCCGCTTTTGTCACGCATATGATCTTCACATTATCAGCACACAACAGATTATTTTAACTTCCTTTTTGTAAAAATACAGTGCGGATGAGAAATAAAAAGGAGAGAGAACCAAACATTTAAATCAGAGAAAAATTTGTCAGCCCCTAGCTTTTATGACCTTTGTTTTGCGTACAGGTACCTACCAACAGAATCCGACTAACTGATCGGCATAGACTTTTTTATACTGCGTCTCCCTTCCtttttacggagtattatttctctctcctcaaaagcTGTGCTATCTTATGTTGAATACTACTCCTTTTCATCATTTCCTTGGACTGTTAGCTGTTGGCAGTACCCCTTAATTGTTTAGTGCTTCTTAGAATTTTGTTTGTCACTTCTCAGTGATGGATCTTGTATCTGGTTGCTCCCAGGGATTGTCTGACACTTGAACAAGAGGAGCAGACCCTTTCATGCACCTTTGTCTTTTTTTTCCAAAGTCTTCTGTACTTACGGTTGATATGTTCATATATGAAGTAATATTTATTTAGTGCTCCTTGAATCAATGGTTTTATTTTGTAATAATTTTGATAATTTGTTGAACTGATGgtggaaaggaaaggaaaggatGTTCCTAATGATAATTACTGTTCTTATAGGCAAGTGGTTCAAGAAGACCAATGGAGAAGAAGCGAAGTACATCAGAGAAAACAGTAAGCCTGAGTGTTTTGCAGCAATACTTTTCTGGAAGTCTTAAGGATGCTGCGAAAAACATTGGCGGTAAGTTTTGTCACTTTGTTCTCCTGGTTTTTATCTCAAAGTAAGATGTAGAGTGGAGCTAAATGTAACCACTTGATCATTAGGTTGCATCTGATCTTTGGAGAAATTTTTATTGTGAGTTTTTACTTGACCTTTTGACACGTTTTCTTTAGTTTCATGGTGAGTGATATTTTTCGAATCTTTGCGTAGTTCAGGTTTTCCTATCTTTTAACTCCTGTCATACAGCTCAATTTTATGATGTTATTCGCAACCACCGAGGCTGTTGCTTTGACTGCTAAAAATATCATTCTACAATTACATTCTCTTGTGAATATTGAGATTTTCTGTCCTCCCAGCTTCTAGGATTtaggaaaaggttttggaaggTGTGTATATTTACAACGTAAATCTTGAAGTGGGTCTTAATTTATCTGTTGCATACAGTTGTAGGGAGTTGGTGCTTTATTTTCCACAGAAAATTTATGAGTAACTCCCTTGTGTCAGCCGCTTGTTGCATCGAGATTGTTGTGTTGTTGATCTTTCACAGAGTATGTCTAGATTAGTAAAAGGATCTAATCCTCAGATTTCCCAATGATGTTGCAGTTTGTCCGACCACATTGAAGAGGATATGCAGGCAACATGGTATCTCAAGATGGCCTTCACGGAAAATAAACAAGGTGAATCGGTCACTGAGAAAAATCCAAACAGTTCTTGATTCTGTTGAGGGAGTAGAAGGGGGATTGAAGTTTGATCCAATGACAGGGGAGCTTGTGGCATCAGGGTCTGTGATTCAAGAGGCTGGTGCTCGTAAAAGCTTATTTTTGCCCAGCAAAAGTGTACCTTCTCAACAATGTGAAGTAGGGAAGCAAAATGAAATGTGCTTTTATGAAAATGGAGAAATTCCTAAGGTTAAACCAGAGAATGGTTCTGATATAATTGAAAGTCAGAATGAAATAGGTATTTCCAGCAATTTTGTTCAAGAGTTGCGAAAATCATCAGGTGTGGATTATATTAATTTAGTTAGTCACCCAAACAGCTGTGAGATAGAAAGAAGTGATGGAGGAGTGAGTGAGCACCATCATGCTACTTCTTCAGGTATGACAGACTCATCAAATGCCTCTGGATCTATGTGTAGCTCACCCAGACAATCTAGTAATGATAAGAGGAGAAAATCAGAAGAAAAAATGAGCAGTGAAGATGGAAGATCAAGAATcactataaaagtaacatatAAGGAAGATACAGTCCGATTCAAGTTTGAGCAATCTACTGGATGCCTTAACCTCTATCAAGAAGTTGCAAATCGATTCAATATCCAGCTTGGAAATTTCCAACTCAAGTACCTTGATGATGAACAAGAATGGGTGATGTTAGTAAATGACTCTGATTTGCAGGAGTGTCTAGAAATAATGGAATATCTAGGGAAAAACAGCATTAAGTTTCTTGTCCGTGATTTGACTTTTGGTATGGGCAGTTCAGGCGCTAGCAATTGCTACTTAACACAAAGTTGCTAAATCCCATGCCTTCTCCAAAGTTGATCAACTAAAGTAGATATAGGTTTGTACAGTTGAGTTAGTAGCTTTTTATATATACATGTGGTATGAAGCTGAGTAAGGCTATCCCTCTTCGTAGAATTTTTTAGTTTCCTAGTTTAATATTTTGTATAGCCAACTTTTTTGAGTGAATCCAATATCAAGTTTTGAAACTTTCATTTCATGCCAAATAAAAAATCTCTGTTATATGTGTAACCAGGGACATAGATATTCCATCATGTAATATGATAGTGTAAGAAGGGGAAAAAGGTGAATAAACATTTTCTGAAAGTTGACGGTGTCTCAAAGATCTTGAAATCGAAATGGAGAGATTTTGGAGAACATTTCGTCGATGTGCAAGTATTGTCTTGTGTGAGAATAAATATGGGTCATTTCATTTCGTTTGACGCATGATATTTATTTGTCATTTTTCGTAATATTTTGAATTCTTAACCCAACCTTAGTTTTCACCCCAAATTAATTTTCTCTAAAAAAATAATTCAGCAACTCCATTGAATCTCAAACTCAAATTAATGAAATTCTTAACAAATAAGAAATTTTCATCGATTTTTCagaaatttaatatatatatatatatatatatatatatatatataggttgACTTCCATCGGTAAGAATTTAACTTCGAATCTTCATTCTTTCCCTAGAAAAACCAAGGCTAAATTGTGTTGATCACAAATACTGGAAGTATCACCCGTCGGGAAATTTTACTATCAAATCAGGATATGCCTTCCTATCTGGGTTTCTACAGGATGATCACCAACAATCACAAAATTTCTTAAGCCTAATCTGGAAGTTGAAAATCCTGCCGAAATGGAAGGTGTTCCTTTGGAAGTTGTTTCATAAGGCTTTGGCTACCAAAGATAACCTTATCCACCGTGGTATAGAGGTGAACAATGAGTGTGACTACTGTGGAACGATAGGTGAATCGAATCAACATATATTTTCGAACTTGTAACCTTGCAAAATTGGTTTGGGACTTATGCCCCCTTACAATTTGCTCGGATAATGATGGATCCATTGCCTTTGAGGAATGGCTTCAACGATATATCCTGCTCTTTCATAGCGAGGGTGGTAAGGACAGCCCGAGAATTGATACCTTTGTGGCAGTTTTATGGAGTTTGTGGATTACTAGAAACTCTAGAATTCACAAAAACGAGGAAGGTCATGCAAGAAAGGTTTTAATTGGAGTAACAAAGGAAGTGTGTAAGTGCAACATCTTCAAAAACACTCAATCTGGGCCAGGAAATGATGATGCTTCTTTGAACACACAGCACCTAGTTCAACCTCCCGGATTCCACCATGTACAGCTTGGCTAAGAACAATCTTTTTTTGCTAactttgttttgcaggtggatGGATCGTGGGACAAAAACACAAGGAAAGCAGGAGTAGGATGGGCTATTTTGGATACGATTTCAAAGACAATTACAGACGGGGGAGGATCCTATGGGTTAGCTCACTCTCCGTCACAATCGGAAGCTTAGGCCTGTCTTAGTGGCTCAGGAGAGGATGGCTGTTTTGGATACGATTTCAAACTGCCTTTtctctttgttgttgttgttctgccTTGTGCCATGGAACTGATTTGGACCTTGCCTTTCGGTCCCTTATTATAAcctgcatttcttttagtttcAACAAGATTAGCAGTAGAGGAAGAATGGTCAATAGATTTCCCCTTGGTTTGGATGCGGTTCTGCTCTTCAATCTTAATGTGGGAAACGAGTTCTTGAAGGGTAAAGTCTTTTTGTTTGTGTTTCATGGAATGGACATAGGTTTGCCAAGAAGGGGGTAATTTCTCAAGGAGATAGTTGTCTTGGAAAAGCTCACAGATTTTCATACCCTCAGCAACAATATCAGCACATAAATGTTCATACTCATGAACTTGATCAAGGACAGGCTTATCATCAGTCATACTGAAATTTAACCAACGACTACAAGCATATTTCTTAGTCCCAAAATCATCAGTCCCATACTTAGTTTTTAGAGCATCCCAAATTTCCATAGCAGTCTTAGACTTACTATAAATCATATAAAGAGAAGCAGTCATGTAATGCAACAACATCCAACGACAAGTTTTGTTATCTTTCTCAAAATCCCTAGTGGAATTAGCAGGGGAAGCAAGAACAGTAAGTCAATAATCTACCCCAATTTGACCCAAGAAAAACTCCATCTTATCAGACCACATCTTATACTTCTTCCCATCGAAAGGatctaacttagacatatcagggATAAAAGGGTTGGGAAGGATGGCAGGCGTAAAAGGGATAGCAGTAGGGATATCACCAGCcattgtaaaaataaaaaacggaagaAAAAGTTCAACTTTAGATTGTAGGAACAATGACTAGTAATGAACGAATAAACTTATTTTTAACCAAGTTGTGGCGTGTATGAAcactgccctaaagttgaatttgcccCGTTACGTACACACGGCCTCTTGACAATCAACTTCCAGGGGTACACGACATCTATCTCGTTGGTGTAGTACAAAAAGATAGATTGAAAACGAGATTGAACGTTGCCCAAAACCGAGCCAGAGAGTATGTGTTTGAGAGGAAAATTTCGGAGAACAATTATTTTTGTCTGTGTCTTTTTTGTGAAGAAGAAAGGCATAATAAATAACGAAAAGGCTGAAGGAATTATTTCAGAAGGAAATAAATTCGGTAATCAATTAGAATCAATCAATGACTCAAATTACGGAATAAAATCTATAACCGTTGTAGAAAATATTCGCTTACCAAAATATGACAAACTAGCCGTTACGCGAGACTGAGCGGCGGCAAAAAGGGCCCCACCCACACCTGCGACCGCGCCGCGCCATTCGCCCGgcccagcccgcgcgcgcgcgcgcgtgtgcggTGGCCTAGAGCCTCCTCTCAAGTCTTCTAACAAACCTATTAGTGGAGTGTGGATATATAAAGTGggtaaaactcttattttttgTCAATGTGGGACAAGCACAATTTTATTCATTTGGACCAAAACTAACTTATGGAAGGATACTTCCAACAATATGTTCTCTAACTCCTTGCAGTTTAGTACCTCTATAACTTTATGGTTTCCTAACACTACCTTAAGGGATTTTAATTGGCTTTTTATTTATTGCACCGCAAATAACATGTGGACATGTGTATAGACATCGCAAAGTTCATGTAAGGGATTAACCTTTTAACCATGGGGACTAAACTTTCAGATTTATTAGTGTGGCCGGAATATACTTTACGGGTCCTTAACGGTGAAAAAATGTCCTTAACGGAGAAAATTGCAAAGGTTAAGCCCCATTCTTCATCTTAACTCCTAAAATAGTTTATCACTTGGCAGGTGTATCATCGTGGCGCATGATCGAAAGTTCGAAACTTGAAGCACCATGTATGAATCGACTTGGACAAAGGGTGAACTACGGAATACATTTCTGTTATGTAATAGAGATTGTATCCaattccttcaaaaaaaaagagattgtaTCCAATTCCTTCAAAAAAAAGAGATTGTATCCAAATCATTGTGCTATTACAATATTATTATTTACATTTCTTACATATAcatagattttagattttttgaTTAATGCaattgttgtaattagttaaaTATGAACTTAGATTGCAAAAATTGACCTATAGTCTGAccttattgtttttaaatatgaaCTTTGTAAATATTTGCTTGCCTAAtatttgttgtgattagttgtaataataatattttaagttttttatataatttcgcacgcatcgcgtgcatataagactagtgaaTTCTTTATTCCATTATGCTAAATTGTTTGGTTGATGCATATTTGAAGCAGATTTCGGCAAGAAAATTGAAGAAATTGGGGGTACAAATTAGAGCGAAAATAGGAGAGAAATTGGGGGTTTGTTGTTTTAGGCTGAAGAAATTGGGGTAGGGTTGAGAGATGATGCGAAATTGGGGTTTTAGTATTTCGGAAGGGAGAGAGGACTAGAGCTAGCAATTTCAACCGATTTCGATGGATATCCATCCACCCGATCCATATGATATGGACGAAAACCCGAAAATAAGCGGATGGTTGACGAATGATGGATGGATCGGATGACGGGTGGGTTGGATATGGATGAAGGTGCATCCAACCCACCACCCGATCCATCACCCGATCCATCAACCTATTACATTAGTTGTATGATTTAATTTATCATCATTTACTTTCatagtatatttatttattataaataaaacTATACTAGACATAAGCGTAACACAAAATATTGTGTTCCCTTACTAGGATAACACAAAGATACATCTAAAGCTTTGTAAAGGTTATGTTATggtttttcaaaaagaaaaatagtcatgtGGACTATATATGGACTAATTTTTCTTAATTGCAATATGTGTTActttaagttttttttatttatcttcAAATATATTTCACCCGATTCTCACCCGACCCACCCGAATCACCCGTGGATGATGGATGGATCGGATGTGGATGAAGAATTTTACGGATGATGGATGAGTTGGATGACGGATGAAATGACATGGATGGATGCGGATGAAGAATTTTACGGATGATGGATGAGTTGGATGACGGATGAAATGACATGGATGGATGCGGATTGAGCCTCACCCGATCCAAACCCGATCTATTGccactgtaacaccctaataattccttgcttttataaaatcattttccaacttaaaataaaggaattactaaagcattaccgccaccgtgataacggttaaggctattaccagaattatgcagcggaatttaatgtcaactaacttttaaaaacataataaatgaaatatcgaggcctcctacaatttggaaccatgacggcccaaaaaccaaagtataaaaggctcaacaatttcaaacataattaaagtattaaataaaatagtttcaaagaacgaaagcatgcaactctctcaatcatctcaagccacatgatttcgatcgtactttgatctatcaacctgctatattattctactccccaacaatgcaagtgcaaatgattgatcaccatagggtcattaaggcaaaggtcatgaccagaaacacacaaagcacgtagtcagcaaaagctgagtacttacaagaatagagtgaaacaaaactaaaacatgcatcactcaataagtactaatcatcatgcaaaagccatttaagaaTCAACAAACCaaccatgaatacaagactcgactcttgactcacaatttaattagaatgagcttcgaacgggccaaaagaaagttccataaaggaaaggtgatgggagccaaccatacaccaagtaataaataataaaatcgggccataccgagtgtcgggccataccgacggaattcctgcgcataatattaatgaaacaacgtcttgtatcattagtaggagtacgagctttccggcaagactccccccattgttcatactcaaggtatatacgttccaagagttttgaagctttttctggttgcactttacgtttattaatattttattaaaggtgaactcaagactcaataACATACAtacattaataaacgacaaccaaaataatctcattttaatcctttaggacttgtgatcaatcaaccaagacgtagtgaaattactaccaagttccttctcacaaaaggtgagattccacatcatgcctattaacatgagggttgtgcccttgcacgacaaatcctaattcatttcatacaaaatattcctaACTGAACCCttcatgtgcggtggcttacatgagctaacccttcacatgtggtaaataaatagtacaacgaattacgaataattggctcaaagtatgctagacatcccgtacaatagcatacaaataaataatccatcccttgcatgtgaaacaaaccatacatgcataaatattgaacaacatgattgacaatgaaatccatactcataataatcccaacatgcttgttcaatcaacaaatcaataattccaacaataataattcacatgattgtCCACCGAATCAAATACGAattcaccaagttcacgtaatacaattcacatccataaacaatcatgtaatgtcccttcacaattaatgtggtcgccctagacttgtacgtacctgaaatacctaagtacgggggccactgtgcgaatcacaacttactagaaatcaactcctataaacacaatggagaaacttaattattatccatgtttactaaatttccagcaactttgtttagtttcaaaacacttgaattaattagaacttaatcgttcattaataaaataattgtctcaatcaatcgtttaaaaccctagcatgaaattaatt
This genomic stretch from Spinacia oleracea cultivar Varoflay chromosome 3, BTI_SOV_V1, whole genome shotgun sequence harbors:
- the LOC110784876 gene encoding protein NLP9 encodes the protein MEYSFAPKEKGNSIWGSSCPQSDIPMAVDSEAMNSTEHHHFVNMSEMMNLDSFGGWCNNLSTNEQLLASYAYSSMPSNYTCYDQLSFAEQSNSTFPMNDSDCSTLNVFGSPLDYVDKIVFAHKDAQLSPPLGSLEDNDCSSKQENMFMLSQNRVPRSLGQSLPERMLRALSLFKESSGGGILAQVWVPIRSGDHHILSTCEQPYLLDKMLLGYREVSRSYTFSVEQKPGSFPGLPGRVFISKLPEWTSNVSYYSSAEYLRVKHALDHEVRGSVALPIFNSDESSCVAVLELVTVREKSNFDLEMESVCRALEAVDLKTTTPSRLLPQRLSLNQKTALAEITDVLRAVCHAHRLPLALTWIPCTFEERDGEQKLRVHVKDNSLDVNEKSILCIEETACYVNDKEMEGFVHACAEHFLEEGQGVAGKALQSNLPFFFPDVKNYHISEYPLVQHARKFGLSAAVAIRLRSTYTGDDDYILEFFLPLNMKGNKEQQLLLDSLAGTMQRICRSLRTVTDEELISSPDTKVECCDVSKSFLPRDVFLTSSPQLHAQNGSHGTNQVSCDKPSMRNDNINEDGNSDQASGSRRPMEKKRSTSEKTVSLSVLQQYFSGSLKDAAKNIGVCPTTLKRICRQHGISRWPSRKINKVNRSLRKIQTVLDSVEGVEGGLKFDPMTGELVASGSVIQEAGARKSLFLPSKSVPSQQCEVGKQNEMCFYENGEIPKVKPENGSDIIESQNEIGISSNFVQELRKSSGVDYINLVSHPNSCEIERSDGGVSEHHHATSSGMTDSSNASGSMCSSPRQSSNDKRRKSEEKMSSEDGRSRITIKVTYKEDTVRFKFEQSTGCLNLYQEVANRFNIQLGNFQLKYLDDEQEWVMLVNDSDLQECLEIMEYLGKNSIKFLVRDLTFGMGSSGASNCYLTQSC